A region of Elusimicrobiota bacterium DNA encodes the following proteins:
- a CDS encoding phosphatidylglycerophosphatase A: MNVKSMGREAGRWAVLALATVGFIGWAPYHVIPFRKWKGGGLLGTLAGWGLLWVLPTGPLFGLLTLGVIALAIGVSDLAERELTHDDPRIVIDEVAGVWVAALGLTREPVPLLTLFVAFRFFDVLKGPWGRAAARLPGGWGIVADDLVAGLLANLVTRLLLPR; this comes from the coding sequence GTGAACGTCAAATCCATGGGACGGGAGGCGGGGCGCTGGGCCGTGTTGGCCCTGGCGACGGTGGGTTTCATCGGCTGGGCTCCATATCACGTGATCCCTTTTCGGAAATGGAAAGGCGGCGGTTTGTTGGGCACTTTGGCGGGCTGGGGCCTCCTTTGGGTGTTGCCGACGGGCCCGCTCTTTGGTCTCCTGACCCTCGGGGTCATCGCGTTGGCCATCGGGGTGAGCGATTTGGCGGAACGGGAACTGACTCACGATGATCCGCGGATCGTGATCGACGAGGTGGCGGGCGTCTGGGTGGCGGCGCTGGGCCTCACGCGGGAACCGGTTCCTCTGTTGACGCTGTTTGTGGCGTTTCGGTTTTTTGACGTTTTGAAGGGGCCTTGGGGGCGCGCGGCCGCCCGCCTTCCCGGGGGGTGGGGCATCGTGGCCGATGACCTGGTGGCGGGCCTCCTGGCGAACCTGGTGACGCGCCTTCTCCTGCCCCGTTGA
- a CDS encoding DNA translocase FtsK — translation MKLLARYRSSARNRRKVASRSPAVGLALMAASAIALYCVLFPSGLWGRPVKGALATAFGLGRFFLPCLTGYVGCRLALSKPWPQGFLRTVLWSSAFFFGVSFASLFSQLAYGVNAGGVLGLAGGAFLSRLFGTGGAWVVTISALGLLSAALARVSPVALAESLVRRLRLDWDEWKRVRGEKAPSRDLVVKARPVVAGPPPAPKSIPTVAVPPAPKVARGPAEPSSKVPSRSPVDPAPAMVSRTEGAAAESVPVPYQLPPLDLLDDPTGHTVRPSESDLVEKSRVLERTLASFGVEARTTDIHPGPVITRFDLEPAPGVKISSIVNLSNDIALAMKATRVRVLAPIPGQGGVGVEIPNPEMVTVTLKEILSDSRFQASRSPLAVVLGKTSSGEPYMTDLAPMPHLLVAGATGTGKSVCVHALIVSILMRATPDRVKFVLIDPKRLELPMYEGMPHLYDPRSGPESAQVITQPKEAAKALLRLVKVMEYRYEIFAKANVRNIEGYNEKRAAKGLPPEYYIVVVIDELADLMLISAREVEDCIQRLAQMARAVGIHLVLATQRPSVDVITGVIKANLPARIALRVASQTDSRVILDTPGAESLVGRGDMLFLPAGAPQPIRLQGAYVSEKEVEAVVGFVKKQCGPRYVDIFAEIAASQAASEDVETRQEIDEALRLIMERHRVSQDLLKAHFGSSARATNVLSLLEVRGFIHKPEGTNKWEINFDKIEDLFRGAAAQADPQGSDAESR, via the coding sequence ATGAAACTCTTGGCCCGCTATCGCTCTTCCGCTCGAAACCGCCGAAAGGTCGCTTCCCGATCTCCCGCGGTGGGACTCGCCTTGATGGCTGCGTCGGCCATTGCGCTTTACTGCGTTTTGTTTCCGTCGGGGCTTTGGGGGCGGCCGGTCAAGGGCGCCCTGGCGACCGCTTTCGGATTGGGACGATTTTTCCTGCCGTGCCTGACGGGCTATGTGGGATGCCGCCTGGCGCTCTCCAAACCCTGGCCCCAGGGGTTTCTTCGCACGGTTTTGTGGTCTTCGGCCTTTTTTTTCGGAGTCAGTTTCGCGAGCCTGTTCAGCCAACTGGCGTATGGGGTGAACGCGGGGGGCGTCTTGGGTCTCGCGGGGGGAGCCTTTCTTTCCAGGCTTTTTGGAACCGGCGGCGCCTGGGTGGTGACGATTTCCGCTTTGGGTCTTTTGTCCGCTGCGCTCGCGCGCGTTTCGCCGGTGGCGCTGGCGGAATCCCTGGTCCGGCGATTGCGGTTGGATTGGGACGAATGGAAGCGGGTTCGAGGGGAGAAGGCGCCTTCCCGGGACCTGGTGGTGAAAGCCCGTCCCGTGGTCGCGGGACCTCCCCCGGCTCCCAAATCCATCCCCACCGTGGCTGTTCCGCCGGCCCCGAAAGTGGCTCGCGGTCCCGCGGAGCCGTCCTCCAAAGTGCCGTCTCGTTCGCCCGTGGATCCGGCGCCGGCGATGGTCTCTCGAACGGAGGGCGCGGCGGCCGAATCGGTGCCCGTGCCTTATCAACTGCCTCCTTTGGATTTATTGGACGATCCCACGGGTCACACTGTCCGTCCTTCCGAATCGGATCTGGTGGAGAAATCCCGTGTGCTGGAACGGACCCTGGCCAGTTTCGGCGTCGAAGCCCGGACGACGGACATCCATCCCGGGCCCGTGATTACGCGCTTCGATCTGGAGCCCGCGCCCGGTGTCAAGATCAGTTCGATTGTGAACCTTTCCAACGACATCGCCTTGGCGATGAAGGCCACGCGGGTGCGGGTCTTGGCGCCGATTCCGGGCCAGGGGGGCGTGGGCGTCGAGATCCCGAATCCCGAAATGGTGACGGTCACGTTGAAGGAAATCCTTTCCGACTCTCGGTTTCAGGCCAGCCGGTCCCCCTTGGCGGTGGTGCTCGGAAAAACGAGTTCCGGCGAACCCTACATGACCGATTTGGCCCCGATGCCTCATCTCCTGGTGGCCGGGGCGACGGGGACGGGGAAGTCGGTGTGCGTGCACGCCTTGATCGTGTCGATCCTCATGCGGGCGACCCCGGACCGCGTCAAATTCGTTTTGATTGATCCGAAACGTTTGGAACTGCCGATGTACGAAGGCATGCCCCACCTCTACGACCCGCGCTCGGGGCCCGAATCCGCTCAGGTCATCACGCAGCCGAAGGAGGCGGCCAAGGCCCTGCTCCGGCTGGTCAAAGTGATGGAATACCGTTACGAAATATTCGCCAAGGCGAACGTTCGGAACATCGAAGGCTACAACGAAAAACGCGCCGCCAAGGGCCTCCCCCCGGAGTATTACATCGTGGTCGTCATTGACGAGCTGGCCGATCTCATGCTGATTTCCGCCCGTGAGGTCGAGGATTGCATTCAACGCTTGGCGCAAATGGCCCGAGCCGTGGGCATTCACCTGGTGTTGGCCACCCAACGTCCTTCCGTCGATGTGATCACCGGAGTGATTAAGGCGAACCTGCCCGCGCGGATCGCACTCCGGGTGGCCTCGCAAACCGACAGCCGGGTCATCCTGGACACGCCCGGCGCGGAATCTTTGGTGGGCCGGGGAGACATGCTCTTCCTTCCCGCGGGCGCGCCCCAACCCATCCGGTTGCAGGGGGCCTACGTTTCAGAAAAAGAGGTGGAGGCCGTGGTCGGGTTTGTGAAAAAGCAGTGCGGTCCCCGTTACGTGGATATTTTCGCGGAAATCGCCGCCTCCCAGGCCGCTTCGGAAGACGTCGAAACCCGGCAGGAGATCGACGAAGCGCTCCGCTTGATTATGGAACGCCACCGGGTGTCGCAGGATCTTTTGAAGGCCCATTTCGGCTCTTCGGCGCGGGCCACGAACGTTTTGTCTCTCCTGGAGGTGCGGGGATTCATTCACAAACCGGAGGGGACCAACAAGTGGGAAATCAATTTTGATAAAATAGAAGATCTCTTTCGGGGCGCGGCGGCCCAGGCCGATCCCCAGGGGTCGGACGCGGAGTCGCGGTGA
- a CDS encoding acetyl-CoA carboxylase biotin carboxyl carrier protein (composes the biotin carboxyl carrier protein subunit of the acetyl-CoA carboxylase complex, the enzyme that catalyzes the carboxylation of acetyl-CoA to malonyl-CoA, which in turn controls the rate of fatty acid metabolism) gives MERYYALMRERDLSELEIREGNFYLKLSRASAPVHAAVSFPTAPVSVPAAPAVAKTPHHAVSSPLAGMFYRSPAPTSPSFVKEGDRVAFGDVLGIIEAMKVMNEIRSDCPGSFTRLWRKTENRFPPGKSCSISILSPNASP, from the coding sequence TTGGAACGTTATTACGCTCTTATGCGGGAGCGGGACCTTTCGGAGTTGGAAATCCGAGAAGGGAACTTTTACCTAAAGCTTTCCCGCGCCTCGGCCCCGGTGCATGCGGCCGTTTCATTTCCTACGGCGCCTGTTTCGGTGCCCGCGGCTCCGGCGGTCGCGAAAACCCCGCACCACGCGGTCTCCTCGCCTTTGGCCGGTATGTTTTACCGCTCTCCCGCTCCCACTTCGCCTTCCTTTGTCAAAGAAGGAGACCGGGTGGCTTTTGGCGACGTCCTCGGCATCATCGAGGCCATGAAGGTCATGAACGAAATTCGATCGGATTGCCCGGGGTCATTCACAAGATTGTGGCGGAAAACGGAAAACCGGTTTCCGCCGGGCAAGAGCTGTTCCATCTCGATCCTCTCCCCTAACGCATCCCCGTGA
- the pnp gene encoding polyribonucleotide nucleotidyltransferase, translating into MSNAETLEIQIGDKKIIFEVGEMARQAAGSCLVRMGETVVLVAAANGTKPRLDRDFFPLTVDYRERTYAAGRIPGGFFKREGKARDGEILTCRIIDRSIRPLFPEHLRLEVQISALAVSHDGLHGTDIIALLGASLSLGLSSLPWNGPIGAIRIGRVDERFVLNPTLDEQDRSTMDLVVAGKKGSILMVESGSFELSEEMLVEALVIAQAEIDRLCDLQMDLIRRIGKPKMNVPAPVIDGELSRKVNDLARGRFKEAVRTADKASRETLIAGIHTDVNEKLATEYPDAGATIGGLLDGIEYDEARHLILHENRRSDGRGFEDIRTITIRTSVLPRTHGSTLFTRGQTQSLSTATLGSPADQQIMDVLEGEYKERFMLHYNFPGFSTGEPKPERGPGRREIGHGALARRALLPLLPDPEKFPYTLRVVSDILESNGSSSMATVCGGSLALFDAGVPMKRACAGIAMGLVKEGDHSAVLTDILGMEDHLGDMDFKVAGTTEGVTALQMDIKIEGISIDLMKRALEQAKRGRLFILGKMAEALAEPRPELSAHAPRMEVVQIPVAKIGALIGPGGKNIRRIIEESGAQVDVEDDGKVYITALDRASLETAKHQVESYSAEVELGKIYKGTVVRIMPKLGAFVEVIPGKDGLVHISQLDVKRVEKVEDAVKVGDEIEVKVIEIDAMGRVNLSRKAVLQPGSDGISPSFPTGPWPGFGRPRSRSSEWSPSP; encoded by the coding sequence ATGTCCAACGCAGAAACGCTTGAAATCCAGATTGGCGACAAAAAAATAATTTTTGAAGTGGGCGAGATGGCTCGGCAAGCCGCCGGGTCGTGCTTGGTCCGCATGGGGGAGACGGTCGTTTTGGTGGCCGCCGCCAACGGGACCAAGCCTCGGTTGGACCGGGACTTCTTTCCCTTGACCGTGGATTATCGGGAACGGACCTACGCCGCCGGCCGCATTCCGGGGGGATTCTTTAAACGGGAAGGCAAGGCCCGGGATGGCGAAATTTTGACCTGCCGCATCATCGACCGCTCCATCCGCCCCCTCTTTCCCGAGCATCTCCGCTTGGAAGTCCAGATCAGCGCGCTCGCTGTTTCCCACGACGGGTTGCACGGCACGGACATCATTGCGCTCCTGGGCGCGTCGCTCTCCCTCGGTTTGTCGTCCCTTCCCTGGAACGGGCCCATCGGCGCGATCCGCATCGGTCGGGTGGATGAACGGTTCGTGTTGAACCCCACCCTGGACGAGCAGGACCGGAGCACCATGGACCTCGTGGTCGCCGGGAAAAAAGGGTCCATCCTGATGGTGGAGTCCGGAAGCTTTGAATTGTCCGAAGAGATGCTGGTGGAGGCCCTGGTCATCGCCCAAGCAGAGATCGACCGGCTTTGCGATCTCCAAATGGATTTGATCCGGAGAATTGGAAAGCCCAAGATGAACGTGCCCGCGCCCGTGATTGACGGGGAACTTTCTCGCAAGGTCAACGACTTGGCCCGGGGACGGTTCAAAGAAGCCGTGCGGACGGCGGATAAAGCCTCTCGCGAAACGCTGATCGCGGGCATCCACACGGACGTCAACGAGAAGCTCGCGACGGAGTATCCCGACGCGGGGGCCACCATCGGCGGCTTGTTGGACGGCATTGAATACGATGAGGCCCGCCATCTGATTTTGCACGAAAACCGGCGTTCCGACGGGCGGGGTTTCGAAGATATTCGGACCATCACGATCCGGACCAGCGTTTTGCCTCGGACGCACGGCTCGACGCTCTTCACCCGGGGCCAAACCCAGTCCTTGTCGACCGCGACCTTGGGGTCTCCGGCCGACCAACAGATCATGGACGTGCTGGAAGGGGAATACAAAGAACGCTTTATGTTGCATTACAACTTCCCCGGTTTCTCCACGGGTGAGCCGAAACCCGAACGCGGTCCCGGCCGCCGGGAGATCGGACACGGCGCTTTGGCGCGACGGGCGCTTCTGCCCCTCTTGCCGGACCCGGAAAAATTCCCCTATACCCTCCGCGTGGTTTCGGACATTCTGGAATCCAACGGGTCGTCCTCCATGGCGACCGTCTGCGGCGGGTCGCTGGCGCTCTTCGACGCGGGCGTGCCCATGAAACGCGCCTGCGCCGGAATTGCCATGGGACTGGTGAAGGAAGGCGACCATAGCGCCGTGCTGACCGACATCTTGGGCATGGAAGATCATTTGGGCGATATGGACTTTAAAGTCGCCGGAACCACGGAGGGCGTGACCGCTCTTCAGATGGACATTAAAATTGAAGGCATCTCCATTGACCTCATGAAACGCGCCCTGGAACAGGCCAAACGAGGCCGTCTCTTCATCTTGGGGAAAATGGCGGAGGCGCTGGCGGAGCCGAGGCCGGAGCTTTCCGCCCACGCCCCGCGGATGGAAGTGGTTCAGATCCCCGTGGCCAAGATCGGCGCTTTGATCGGCCCGGGCGGGAAAAACATCCGCCGCATCATTGAAGAGTCGGGCGCTCAAGTGGATGTGGAGGACGACGGCAAGGTTTACATTACGGCCTTGGACCGCGCGTCTTTGGAAACCGCCAAACACCAGGTGGAATCCTACAGCGCCGAAGTCGAATTGGGGAAAATTTATAAGGGGACCGTCGTTCGGATCATGCCGAAACTCGGCGCCTTCGTGGAAGTGATCCCCGGGAAAGACGGGTTGGTCCACATCTCCCAGTTGGACGTGAAACGGGTGGAGAAAGTGGAGGACGCGGTGAAGGTCGGCGATGAGATCGAAGTGAAAGTCATCGAAATCGACGCCATGGGCCGCGTGAACCTCTCCCGAAAGGCTGTCCTTCAGCCCGGGTCCGATGGAATCTCCCCTTCCTTCCCAACGGGGCCCTGGCCGGGGTTCGGAAGGCCGCGATCGCGATCGTCGGAATGGTCCCCCTCGCCCTGA
- the pgsA gene encoding CDP-diacylglycerol--glycerol-3-phosphate 3-phosphatidyltransferase: MNLPNRLSMARLFSVPVFMAFTYVENVYARVGALLIFVAAGITDLVDGYIARKRNLVTSLGIFLDPLADKLIITAAFILFVEIRDLHIPAWMVVAIVGREFLITGLRGVAATQGTLVSADEGGKFKTSVQNTAIITILVSLIITAALDTYWGITIDGLILRGGWRGDVALVVDWVPYWMVFAATAFSIVTGVSYLWRHRALLRERP, from the coding sequence ATGAACCTCCCCAATCGGCTTTCCATGGCCCGCTTATTCTCGGTCCCCGTGTTCATGGCCTTCACGTATGTGGAGAACGTTTATGCCCGGGTGGGGGCGCTGTTGATTTTTGTCGCGGCGGGGATCACGGATCTGGTGGACGGGTACATCGCTCGGAAACGGAACCTGGTGACCTCCCTCGGCATTTTTCTCGACCCCCTGGCGGACAAACTGATCATCACGGCGGCGTTTATCTTGTTTGTGGAAATCCGGGATCTCCATATCCCGGCCTGGATGGTGGTGGCCATTGTCGGGAGGGAATTCCTGATCACGGGTCTCCGCGGAGTGGCCGCCACCCAGGGAACTTTGGTGTCCGCGGATGAAGGGGGGAAATTTAAGACCTCCGTGCAAAACACCGCGATCATCACCATTTTGGTTTCCCTCATCATTACCGCGGCGCTGGATACCTATTGGGGGATCACCATCGATGGGCTCATCTTGCGGGGGGGGTGGCGAGGCGACGTGGCGCTGGTGGTCGACTGGGTCCCCTACTGGATGGTGTTCGCGGCCACGGCTTTTTCCATCGTGACGGGCGTAAGCTATTTGTGGCGTCATCGAGCGCTTTTGCGGGAGCGGCCGTGA
- the rpsO gene encoding 30S ribosomal protein S15, with protein sequence MLTKERTHEIVGKFGAGPRDTGNTAVQIALLTERINGLTGHFQNARKDHGSRRGLLLMVGQRRRLLAHLRQEQPKRYVDLLKELKLRK encoded by the coding sequence ATGTTAACCAAAGAACGGACCCACGAGATTGTTGGGAAGTTCGGCGCCGGACCCCGGGACACCGGGAACACGGCCGTGCAGATCGCGCTCCTCACGGAACGGATCAACGGCCTTACAGGCCACTTTCAGAATGCCCGCAAAGACCATGGGTCTCGGCGGGGCCTTTTGTTGATGGTGGGACAGCGTCGCCGTTTGTTGGCGCACCTTCGCCAGGAACAGCCGAAACGATACGTGGATCTTTTGAAGGAATTGAAGCTTCGAAAATAG
- a CDS encoding winged helix-turn-helix domain-containing protein, with protein MWDEIGQTAGQVWTFLEARGESSSLHIRSSLKISQTLLCLSLGWLAREGKIDIIYRDRSYWVLPRR; from the coding sequence TTGTGGGATGAGATCGGCCAAACGGCCGGACAAGTGTGGACGTTTTTGGAGGCGCGGGGGGAGTCCTCTTCCCTCCATATCCGCTCCTCCTTGAAAATTTCCCAAACCCTCCTCTGCCTCTCCTTGGGCTGGTTAGCCCGCGAAGGGAAAATCGATATCATTTACCGCGACCGCTCTTATTGGGTCCTCCCGCGGCGATGA
- a CDS encoding DUF4115 domain-containing protein: protein MKALEDERWDELPARVFLEGFLVKYAEFLGLDSKEVLGELLERLGKVDQPAFNNPQPIPETVENDSLVPLRLGLFLAAVLILAAGGFFFLRRQNLPGPSPELPLNQVSEPEPVLPSTSTAVIPAAGDVHRASAKPHTVVLRAKDPVWLRVRLDGAVRYEGTLARGETRTWPFESLLRVRVGNLSRLSVSVNGVAMVEPVTLGPGDVAWPPRAGVAPTFVGYSPTEPGVPLSPISPVRLSTTSASSPQ from the coding sequence TTGAAAGCGTTGGAGGATGAACGGTGGGATGAGCTTCCGGCTCGGGTGTTCCTGGAAGGTTTTCTCGTCAAATACGCTGAATTCCTCGGGCTCGACTCTAAAGAGGTCCTTGGGGAGTTGCTTGAACGGCTGGGGAAAGTCGATCAGCCGGCGTTCAACAACCCGCAACCGATTCCTGAGACCGTGGAGAACGATTCCCTGGTCCCGCTTCGGTTGGGTTTATTCTTGGCGGCGGTTCTGATCTTGGCGGCCGGGGGATTTTTCTTTCTCCGTCGGCAGAATCTTCCCGGTCCATCGCCGGAACTCCCCTTAAACCAAGTGAGCGAACCCGAGCCGGTCTTGCCGTCGACCTCCACCGCCGTCATCCCGGCGGCGGGCGACGTTCATCGCGCCTCGGCTAAACCGCACACGGTGGTGCTTCGGGCGAAGGACCCGGTTTGGCTCCGCGTCCGCTTGGACGGCGCGGTGCGTTACGAGGGGACCTTGGCGAGGGGGGAAACTCGCACCTGGCCCTTTGAATCCCTCCTCCGTGTTCGGGTGGGGAACCTCTCCCGCCTTTCTGTTTCGGTGAACGGGGTGGCCATGGTCGAACCTGTCACCCTGGGACCCGGCGACGTGGCCTGGCCCCCTCGCGCGGGCGTGGCCCCGACCTTTGTCGGATACTCTCCGACGGAACCCGGTGTCCCTCTCTCCCCGATTTCCCCGGTACGCTTGTCCACGACGTCCGCGTCGTCGCCGCAATAA
- the lolA gene encoding outer membrane lipoprotein chaperone LolA, with amino-acid sequence MRPVSLGLAALSLCGSARAVSLDAVLSRLERAEKEIHSLRFDFAQTTTLALGGRAVVSRGTASFERPNRFRLEMSSPEAQTIVSDGKVLWVYLPARAQVLRDSMDNWTRSAGFPKGLTPFRMDVSEMKKKYRFVLEEDGPKPVLSLTPIEGESLEYTLRLWVNMETGLAEKTELSSENVTAMVTVENVRVNPARNPGAFRFVPPPDANVMELPLN; translated from the coding sequence ATGAGGCCCGTGTCCTTGGGACTGGCGGCTCTGAGCCTGTGTGGGTCGGCTCGCGCAGTTTCTCTGGACGCCGTGCTGTCCCGCCTGGAGCGGGCCGAGAAAGAAATCCATTCTCTTCGATTCGATTTTGCGCAGACCACCACTCTCGCCCTCGGCGGGCGGGCGGTGGTCAGTCGGGGAACCGCTTCTTTTGAGCGGCCCAACCGATTCCGTTTGGAAATGTCCTCGCCGGAGGCCCAGACCATTGTTTCGGACGGGAAAGTTCTGTGGGTCTATCTCCCGGCTCGAGCGCAGGTTCTGCGGGATTCCATGGATAACTGGACGCGTTCCGCGGGTTTTCCAAAGGGGCTCACGCCCTTCCGAATGGATGTATCGGAAATGAAGAAAAAATATCGATTTGTCCTGGAGGAGGACGGTCCTAAGCCCGTGCTCTCCCTGACGCCGATCGAAGGTGAATCGCTGGAATATACCCTTCGCCTTTGGGTCAATATGGAGACCGGGTTGGCGGAAAAGACCGAACTCTCTTCTGAAAATGTCACCGCCATGGTGACGGTGGAAAATGTGCGGGTAAACCCCGCTCGGAATCCGGGCGCTTTTCGTTTCGTCCCTCCGCCGGACGCCAACGTCATGGAACTGCCGCTCAACTAG
- a CDS encoding MiaB/RimO family radical SAM methylthiotransferase produces the protein MSRGRVAFVVLGCAKNQVEAESVSSRLARGGWDLTADIPNADLVVVHSCGFLEAARAEAQETLASVRRSAPKAFVVLTGCFAQFLNGKKIPGVDAILGTGQLDLLPDLLRARSLPAVGKILLSPSGYHDSKMPRPLREGQMSAYLRVSEGCDHRCTFCIIPQLRGPLKSRLVEEIEAEARNLVDRGVRELVLISQDTTAYGSDREGGGLVPLLRRLASWSQVRWLRLLYAYPSEVGEDLITLLAEERALCGYLDMPLQHLSDRILKAMGRDWARRKTMGLLDRLQRRVPGLALRTTFIVGFPGETEEDFRQVLAAVREGYFEHVGVFPYSFESRSPSARLPGLVPPEVVQSVGNVFWTPTGPSNPRKTALGWAAGSRFWSNEAKRGRGRPGPPIRRRKWTAGSGWRGLRRLRVSTMRGSPALGASTSGENS, from the coding sequence ATGTCTCGGGGCCGCGTGGCCTTCGTGGTCCTGGGGTGCGCCAAGAATCAAGTCGAGGCGGAAAGCGTATCCTCCCGTCTGGCCCGTGGGGGATGGGACCTGACGGCCGACATTCCCAATGCCGATCTGGTCGTCGTTCATTCCTGCGGGTTCTTGGAGGCCGCCCGAGCGGAGGCCCAAGAGACCCTGGCTTCTGTTCGACGGTCAGCGCCCAAAGCTTTTGTGGTGCTGACGGGCTGTTTCGCTCAGTTTCTAAACGGAAAAAAGATCCCTGGCGTCGATGCCATCCTCGGCACCGGCCAGTTGGACCTTCTCCCCGACCTTCTCCGCGCCCGATCTCTCCCCGCGGTCGGGAAGATCTTATTGTCTCCCTCCGGCTACCACGATTCGAAAATGCCTCGGCCTTTGCGGGAGGGGCAAATGTCCGCCTATCTTCGGGTGTCCGAGGGATGCGACCATCGTTGCACGTTTTGCATTATCCCCCAACTGCGAGGTCCGTTGAAAAGCCGCCTGGTGGAGGAGATCGAGGCCGAGGCCAGGAACCTGGTGGATCGGGGCGTCCGTGAATTGGTGCTGATTTCCCAGGACACCACGGCCTACGGCTCGGACCGGGAGGGCGGAGGCCTGGTGCCCTTGTTGAGGCGGTTGGCCTCGTGGTCCCAGGTCCGGTGGCTCCGATTGCTGTACGCTTATCCATCGGAAGTGGGGGAGGATTTGATCACTCTCCTGGCGGAAGAGCGGGCCCTCTGCGGTTATCTCGATATGCCCCTGCAACATTTGTCCGACCGAATTTTAAAAGCCATGGGGCGCGATTGGGCGCGCCGAAAAACCATGGGATTGCTGGACCGTTTGCAACGGCGCGTGCCGGGTTTGGCCCTTCGGACGACTTTTATCGTGGGTTTTCCGGGAGAGACGGAGGAGGATTTCAGGCAGGTCCTGGCCGCGGTGCGGGAGGGCTATTTCGAGCACGTCGGGGTGTTTCCCTATTCTTTTGAATCGCGATCCCCCTCCGCTCGTCTACCCGGTTTGGTTCCGCCGGAGGTGGTTCAAAGCGTTGGCAACGTCTTCTGGACGCCCACCGGGCCGTCAAATCCGAGAAAGACCGCGCTCGGGTGGGCCGCCGGATCGAGGTTTTGGTCGAACGAAGCGAAACGGGGGCGTGGTCGGCCCGGGCCGCCCATCAGGCGCCGGAAGTGGACGGCGGGGTCCGGTTGGCGCGGCCTCCGTCGGCTCCGGGTTTCTACGATGCGCGGATCACCGGCGCTCGGGGCATCGACCTCCGGGGAGAACTCGTGA
- a CDS encoding undecaprenyl-diphosphate phosphatase, with amino-acid sequence MSELGRAILLGVVQGLTEFLPVSSDGHLALCQWAFGSADASLAMDVVLHAGTLLAMILFFRRDLSALARGLPARTEEGRLERRRFLLVMAATLVTGVVGLSLKSRVEKLSASPSAAGIGFLLTAAVLLWGEHRARRRSGPGTRVVAAPVWQALVIGLVQGAAVWPGLSRSASTIAVALAFGWAWEEAGRFSFLAAMPAIAGATLLMAREMRALPLVPSLVGFGVSFVTGMAALGLLMGFLRARRLWPFALYTLLLGLFALLKAFQSV; translated from the coding sequence ATGAGCGAACTCGGCCGCGCGATCCTGCTGGGGGTCGTTCAAGGGCTCACCGAATTTCTTCCCGTTTCCTCCGATGGCCATTTGGCTCTCTGCCAATGGGCGTTCGGGTCGGCAGACGCTTCCCTCGCCATGGACGTGGTTCTGCACGCGGGGACCTTGTTGGCGATGATCCTTTTTTTTCGCCGCGACCTCTCGGCCCTGGCGCGGGGGCTCCCCGCTCGGACAGAAGAGGGGCGGTTAGAGAGACGCCGGTTCCTGCTCGTCATGGCGGCCACGTTGGTCACCGGCGTTGTCGGGTTGAGCTTGAAGAGCCGCGTGGAGAAATTATCCGCTTCCCCCTCGGCCGCCGGGATCGGGTTTTTGCTGACCGCCGCGGTCTTGCTCTGGGGGGAACACCGCGCACGCCGGCGATCCGGCCCGGGAACCCGGGTGGTGGCGGCACCGGTTTGGCAGGCGCTTGTCATTGGATTGGTTCAGGGGGCCGCGGTCTGGCCCGGTTTGTCCCGAAGCGCCTCCACCATCGCCGTGGCGTTGGCTTTCGGATGGGCGTGGGAGGAGGCGGGGCGGTTCAGTTTCCTGGCCGCCATGCCCGCGATTGCGGGGGCGACCCTTCTGATGGCTCGTGAGATGCGGGCACTTCCGTTGGTCCCTTCCTTGGTGGGGTTTGGGGTGAGCTTCGTGACGGGGATGGCGGCGTTGGGACTGCTCATGGGATTTTTGCGAGCCCGGCGGCTCTGGCCCTTCGCCCTTTACACCTTGCTCCTGGGTCTATTCGCTCTCCTCAAAGCCTTTCAGAGTGTGTAG